The Spirosoma radiotolerans genome has a window encoding:
- a CDS encoding M48 family metallopeptidase: protein MKRIASQIFVMAWLPFVSQAQTTTKPSLMQALMEAVSSATVSDAQVADLSRQAIKEMDAKNPVAAPNDPYTLRLNKIVSRHHTIGGLPLNFKVYKVPDVNAFATADGSVRVFKGLMDIMTDNELLAVMGHEIGHVINHDSKDAMKRGLQTSALRDALSSGSGTVSKVAQSQLGSVADYLISAKFSRQQETEADDYSYDFLKRNGYNVLALATSFEKLAKLSGGAQGGKLASLVSDHPDSQSRAQRVRDRARRDGLAK from the coding sequence ATGAAACGCATCGCATCACAAATTTTTGTCATGGCTTGGCTACCATTCGTAAGTCAGGCTCAAACGACCACCAAACCTAGCCTGATGCAGGCATTGATGGAAGCTGTTAGTTCGGCTACTGTTTCCGACGCCCAGGTTGCCGACTTATCTCGCCAGGCGATAAAAGAAATGGATGCTAAAAATCCAGTAGCTGCTCCAAACGATCCGTACACATTACGGTTAAATAAAATCGTCAGCCGCCATCACACCATAGGTGGATTACCCCTCAATTTTAAAGTGTACAAAGTGCCCGATGTCAATGCGTTTGCAACTGCGGATGGTAGCGTGCGTGTCTTCAAAGGGCTCATGGACATCATGACCGATAACGAATTGCTGGCCGTTATGGGACACGAAATTGGGCACGTCATCAACCATGATTCCAAGGATGCGATGAAAAGAGGACTTCAAACGTCAGCTTTACGCGATGCACTATCCTCGGGTTCAGGTACAGTGAGCAAAGTGGCTCAATCACAATTGGGTAGCGTAGCTGATTACCTGATAAGCGCCAAATTCAGTCGCCAGCAGGAAACCGAAGCGGACGATTACAGCTATGACTTCCTAAAGCGCAATGGGTACAATGTGCTGGCATTGGCTACCTCATTTGAGAAATTGGCTAAGCTGAGCGGTGGGGCGCAGGGGGGCAAGTTGGCTTCGCTTGTATCGGACCACCCCGACAGCCAGAGCCGGGCTCAACGTGTAC